In one window of Synechococcus sp. M16CYN DNA:
- a CDS encoding DUF4336 domain-containing protein — translation MTVSAQDQHWPWWPLLPLYPYGRRPTHIKELIPDQVWGFEQLQGIYYVAVPIRLTVVKVPGGLMVVNPLPPTAELCSAIAQLEVEHGPVCTIVLPTASGLEHKLPLPALARAFPKAELWVCPGQWSFPIQLPLSWLGIPASRTHVLLNDGVPHPEVCDWISLGPLDLGLGLFQEISCLHQPSGALLVTDALVGINAQPPAIFDRDPTPLLFHARERGDELLIDSPDARSRGWARLVLFASYLRPEPLLVPTLGEVAHYAMRPGLRSARSHFGLYPFRWKDDWRAAANNLMGDHEPLLQVAPVLERLVLPRAQTTFLTWLERLSQYTRVRWLIPAHYSAPLAFTSERIQRLREQLIVRDWAPSDHSWKFLASIDQRLLDFGIVPTQPEQPI, via the coding sequence GTGACAGTCTCCGCTCAAGATCAACATTGGCCTTGGTGGCCGTTGCTGCCGCTATACCCTTACGGTCGGCGTCCTACCCACATCAAAGAACTGATCCCTGATCAGGTCTGGGGTTTTGAGCAACTTCAGGGAATTTATTACGTGGCGGTGCCGATTCGACTTACGGTTGTGAAGGTGCCTGGCGGCTTGATGGTGGTGAATCCGTTGCCTCCCACGGCTGAGTTGTGTTCTGCCATAGCTCAGCTGGAAGTTGAGCATGGACCCGTTTGCACGATAGTGCTTCCTACTGCTTCAGGTTTAGAGCACAAGTTACCGTTGCCTGCCTTAGCGCGGGCATTTCCCAAAGCCGAACTCTGGGTCTGCCCAGGGCAATGGAGTTTCCCCATACAGCTCCCGCTCAGTTGGCTTGGCATCCCCGCTAGCCGAACGCATGTGCTTCTCAACGACGGTGTTCCCCATCCTGAAGTGTGTGACTGGATCTCACTTGGTCCCCTCGATCTGGGGCTTGGCTTGTTTCAAGAGATCAGTTGTTTGCATCAGCCGTCCGGCGCCCTCCTCGTTACCGATGCCTTGGTCGGTATCAACGCCCAACCTCCTGCAATCTTTGATCGTGATCCAACGCCGTTATTATTCCATGCTCGCGAACGGGGCGACGAGCTATTGATCGACAGTCCAGATGCACGTAGCCGCGGCTGGGCCCGTTTAGTGTTATTCGCATCTTATTTACGCCCAGAACCCCTTTTGGTTCCTACTCTCGGCGAGGTAGCACACTACGCGATGAGGCCTGGGCTGCGTTCGGCCCGATCCCATTTCGGCCTCTATCCCTTCCGGTGGAAAGACGATTGGAGGGCGGCTGCCAACAATCTAATGGGTGATCATGAGCCACTCCTGCAGGTTGCGCCAGTTCTTGAACGGTTGGTCTTGCCGAGGGCCCAGACTACCTTTTTGACTTGGTTGGAGAGGCTATCACAGTACACGCGGGTGCGGTGGCTTATCCCCGCCCACTACAGTGCACCTCTGGCATTTACGTCTGAGCGTATTCAAAGATTGCGAGAGCAACTGATAGTTCGAGACTGGGCGCCCAGTGATCATAGTTGGAAATTCTTAGCTTCCATCGATCAACGGTTGCTCGATTTCGGTATTGTGCCAACACAACCAGAACAACCTATCTGA
- a CDS encoding DUF760 domain-containing protein has protein sequence MFNPEFLTTDNSDGQAGNSLIQYLQDQSPDTLQRVAKSASSDIQDIIRHNVQGLLGVLPGEHFEVKVTANRDNLANMLASAMMTGYFLRQMEQRKELEETLFADDQMAMEADDELNL, from the coding sequence ATGTTTAACCCCGAGTTCCTGACCACAGACAACAGTGACGGACAAGCGGGAAACAGCCTGATTCAGTATTTGCAGGATCAGTCGCCCGACACGCTCCAGCGAGTCGCAAAGTCAGCGAGCAGCGATATTCAGGACATTATTCGACACAATGTCCAAGGGCTGCTAGGCGTATTGCCGGGTGAACACTTTGAAGTAAAGGTGACAGCCAATCGTGACAACCTGGCAAACATGCTTGCCTCAGCGATGATGACAGGTTACTTTCTGCGGCAGATGGAGCAGCGCAAGGAATTAGAAGAAACCCTCTTCGCCGATGACCAAATGGCCATGGAAGCCGACGATGAATTAAATCTCTAA
- a CDS encoding TIGR03943 family protein codes for MTRGLLLILWGWVMIWSVVSGRLGLLLREMFHSLVWISGAALMIAGLTIFLRSYGQWERVSLSSMAAALMALLVLIIPPNPSFSDLATNRPQELPEPPELAFVLPPEQRTLTEWVQLLRNQPDPDLVDGDPVVISGFVWIQNDRPPLIARLIVRCCLADATPAGLLVDWPDDAELKTNQWLKIQGQMKVAVRNEQRVAVVVPQIMTPIPRPKRPLEP; via the coding sequence GTGACTAGAGGACTGCTGCTAATCCTCTGGGGTTGGGTGATGATTTGGAGTGTTGTCTCCGGACGATTAGGTCTGCTGTTACGAGAAATGTTCCACAGCCTTGTGTGGATATCTGGAGCAGCACTGATGATTGCAGGCCTCACAATTTTTTTACGTAGCTATGGCCAATGGGAGCGAGTTTCATTGTCTTCCATGGCAGCAGCCTTGATGGCGCTTCTCGTTCTGATCATCCCACCTAATCCATCGTTTAGTGACCTAGCCACTAATCGACCACAAGAGCTACCTGAACCACCTGAATTGGCTTTTGTGCTGCCGCCCGAACAACGCACGCTTACGGAATGGGTGCAATTGCTGCGTAACCAGCCCGATCCTGATCTCGTGGATGGAGACCCTGTTGTTATTAGTGGTTTTGTTTGGATACAAAACGACAGGCCCCCGTTAATCGCTCGGCTCATAGTGCGCTGCTGCCTAGCAGACGCTACCCCTGCCGGACTACTTGTGGATTGGCCAGACGATGCTGAATTGAAAACTAACCAGTGGTTGAAAATTCAAGGCCAGATGAAGGTAGCCGTCCGCAATGAGCAACGGGTTGCGGTGGTCGTCCCTCAGATCATGACGCCAATTCCTCGACCAAAACGCCCTCTTGAGCCATGA
- a CDS encoding permease: protein MDNLATTWAIFQGLLLEAIPFLLIGVSIAGVTRWLLPSGAWVNRLPKNPLLAPIIGALMGFALPACECGNVPVARRLLASGAPLGTAFGFLFAAPVLNPIVVTSTWVAFPNQPWLFIARPLGAFLIAIFLSALLVQLPESQLLESALLGERRMRQPLSDLGLLKRKSGLIGFVSSDMVPSKLERPKSNQIFEQSSREFLDLLALLVQGCLIAAQIQVWLPRSWLLVIGSSPTASILALMMLAFVVSVCSSVDAFLALGFAAQVTPGSLLAFLLLGPVVDLKLAGLFTVLLRPRAIAVAVLAASLGVLLIGQWVNLWLL from the coding sequence TTGGACAATCTTGCTACGACATGGGCGATTTTTCAGGGCCTACTCCTTGAAGCAATACCTTTCCTTCTAATAGGGGTCAGCATCGCTGGCGTGACCCGATGGTTATTGCCATCCGGAGCATGGGTTAATCGGCTTCCTAAAAACCCGCTATTGGCGCCAATCATTGGCGCATTAATGGGTTTTGCTCTCCCTGCCTGCGAATGCGGCAACGTGCCGGTAGCGCGACGCCTTCTTGCCAGTGGTGCCCCTCTCGGTACTGCCTTTGGCTTTCTCTTTGCAGCGCCCGTACTCAACCCTATCGTAGTTACCAGCACCTGGGTAGCTTTTCCCAACCAACCCTGGTTATTTATCGCTCGCCCCCTAGGGGCCTTTCTGATCGCCATTTTTCTTAGCGCATTACTAGTACAACTACCAGAGTCCCAGCTCTTGGAATCAGCGCTACTGGGCGAACGACGCATGAGACAACCACTTAGTGACCTTGGCTTGCTTAAACGAAAAAGTGGGCTAATTGGGTTTGTATCGTCCGATATGGTTCCTTCAAAGTTAGAACGCCCAAAAAGTAACCAAATTTTTGAGCAGAGCAGCCGCGAATTTCTTGATTTACTAGCACTACTCGTCCAGGGCTGTCTCATCGCCGCACAGATACAGGTTTGGTTGCCAAGAAGCTGGCTGTTAGTCATTGGCAGTTCCCCAACTGCTTCAATCTTGGCGTTAATGATGTTGGCTTTTGTGGTTTCAGTATGCTCCAGCGTTGACGCTTTTCTTGCACTGGGATTTGCGGCACAGGTTACTCCTGGCTCTCTCTTGGCCTTTCTGCTACTGGGCCCGGTGGTGGATCTCAAACTAGCGGGACTATTCACTGTGCTTCTACGTCCACGAGCTATCGCGGTTGCCGTCTTAGCTGCCAGCCTTGGTGTGCTTTTAATCGGTCAGTGGGTGAACCTATGGCTATTATGA
- the lepB gene encoding signal peptidase I: protein MTNPITPSDKEKNKGFWRSLITWALLALLLRWFVVEPRWIPSGSMLPTLQLQDRILIEKIRPRVTRSRHSHLRRNDVVVFSPPEQLIALGYDPNAALIKRLVGLPGDVLTVQQGRLLRNGESADEPWLLEAMNYAMPPTTVPKDQVWVMGDNRNASLDSHLWGPLPEKNVIGTAIWLYWPINRFGPIRIPEEAGNG from the coding sequence ATGACCAACCCCATCACCCCCTCCGATAAAGAAAAAAACAAAGGCTTCTGGCGCAGCCTAATCACTTGGGCTCTGCTCGCCCTTTTGCTGCGTTGGTTTGTTGTCGAACCACGTTGGATTCCTTCCGGTTCAATGCTGCCGACTCTGCAATTGCAAGATCGGATTTTGATCGAGAAAATTAGACCCCGCGTCACGCGCAGCCGCCACAGCCATCTGCGCCGTAATGATGTTGTGGTGTTTTCACCGCCCGAACAACTAATTGCACTAGGGTATGACCCCAATGCTGCCTTGATCAAACGTTTGGTTGGGTTACCCGGGGATGTACTCACTGTCCAACAGGGCAGACTGCTTCGTAACGGAGAATCGGCAGATGAACCCTGGCTGTTAGAAGCGATGAATTACGCTATGCCACCTACTACCGTTCCAAAAGACCAAGTGTGGGTAATGGGAGATAACCGTAACGCCAGCCTTGACTCGCATCTCTGGGGACCCCTTCCGGAAAAAAACGTGATTGGTACAGCAATCTGGCTCTACTGGCCCATCAACCGGTTCGGTCCGATACGGATTCCCGAGGAAGCGGGTAACGGTTAA